In Heptranchias perlo isolate sHepPer1 chromosome 7, sHepPer1.hap1, whole genome shotgun sequence, a genomic segment contains:
- the LOC137323993 gene encoding protein mono-ADP-ribosyltransferase PARP9-like produces the protein MGLWKQRQVDVMAADFWHHVTPQRLFLIVVFQVGEYQMSSENEDLSKKEKCLEIPLENNVIQFLQDREVLLSEVIQKKFDCIATLCRNEKRKPVPATALSAEDSLSAEDSLSAEDSLSAEELTPVIISLPTGVRYLKMLPGGFRIFVCLDDLTKHEVDAIVNTANESLKHDHGLARALAKTAGREFQVESNNIVQQHGPVPVGSAVVTGAGCLPCKKVIHAVGPIWSKYPSSESDRLLAYAIRNSLVLANELQMTSIAIPAVSSGNGYPLQRCAELIVNTVKAFHGKWQPTDPLKEIRLVNFTEPTAGAIASACKNILGETDQKNLLSMDFVPNRIRDIFEFQNLHLEIKRENIEEQNTDVIVNTISRDLNLNSGRVSKAIAEKAGPDLQRELYRITKTKLIPFGEVLKTSGFQLSCEYVYHAVCSNSVSEKVCTILYAL, from the exons ATGGGCTTATGGAAGCAAAGACAGGTTGATGTCATGGCTGCAGACTTCTGGCATCATGTGACTCCCCAAAGATTGTTTTTAATTGTTGTGTTCCAAGTAGGTGAATACCAGATGAGTTCTGAAAATGAAGACTTGAGCAAGAAGGAAAAATGTCTTGAGATTCCACTTGAAAATAATGTTATTCAGTTTCTTCAGGATAGGGAGGTGTTGCTGAGTGAAGTTATTCAAAAGAAATTTGACTGCATTGCCACACTTTGTAGAAATGAAAAAAGGAAACCAGTTCCTGCAACAGCACTTTCTGCTGAGGATTCACTTTCTGCTGAGGATTCACTTTCTGCTGAGGATTCACTTTCTGCTGAAGAGCTAACCCCTGTAATAATCTCTTTACCTACTGGAGTCAGATACCTGAAGATGCTACCAGGAGGGTTTCGTATTTTTGTATGTTTGGATGATCTGACAAAACATGAAGTAGATGCTATTGTGAATACTGCCAATGAATCTTTAAAACATGATCATGGACTTGCTCGTGCTTTGGCAAAAACAGCTGGGCGTGAATTTCAAGTTGAAAGTAACAACATTGTACAACAACATGGGCCAGTGCCAGTTGGTTCTGCAGTTGTCACAGGGGCTGGATGCCTCCCATGCAAAAAGGTCATTCATGCAGTGGGACCTATTTGGAGTAAATATCCAAGTTCAGAAAGTGATCGTCTACTTGCTTATGCCATCAGAAACAGCCTTGTGCTTGCAAATGAGTTACAAATGACCTCAATTGCCATACCTGCAGTGAGTTCTGGAAATGGTTACCCATTACAAAGATGTGCAGAATTGATAGTAAATACAGTTAAAGCATTTCATGGGAAATGGCAGCCTACAGATCCTTTGAAAGAGATCCGTTTGGTGAACTTCACTGAGCCAACAGCTGGAGCAATAGCAAGTGCATGTAAGAATATTCTTGGTGAAACAGATCAAAAAAATTTGCTAAGTATGGATTTCGTGCCAAATCGGATACGTGATATATTTGAGTTCCAGAATCTTCATTTAGAAATCAAGAGAGAAAATATTGAAGAACAGAAC ACCGACGTGATTGTGAATACAATATCTAGGGATCTAAATCTGAATTCGGGCAGGGTTTCTAAAGCAATTGCAGAAAAAGCTGGTCCAGACCTTCAAAGGGAGCTTTATAGAATtacaaagaccaaattaatacCTTTTGGAGAAGTATTAAAAACATCAGgatttcaattgagttgtgaataTGTGTACCATGCAGTGTGTTCAAACTCTGTGTCAGAAAAGGTATGCACTATTTTATATGCACTGTag